AGGTCAGCCCTTGTTCAATCCTCAAGCGAGTTGAATCAAAAAGAAGCCTTAGTGGAAGAGGTATTATCCAGAGGATTCCCCGGCATATACGGGGCTGTGAAAAGTTTTATCAGTTTCCCTCCTGAACATGAAGTGGTTCTGGAGAAACTTCTTGGTGAACGTCTACAATATCTTGTTTGTGAAGATACCCAGAGTGCTTTAGCAGTGATAGAATATCTAAAAAAAGAAAAGAAAGGTTACCTTACTTTTCTTCCTATTAAGGAATTGCCTGTCTCAAATCCCGGTCCGGTAATTCCCCAGGACGTTGTAGGGATACCCCTGTTGGAGAAAGTGGGATACGAAAAGAAATATCAGAAAGCGATGGAATTCCTTCTGGGCAACATTTTTTTAGTGGATAACCTCGACCGGGTCGACCCAATGGAAATGAGAAGTCGCCAGGAAGAAAAAAGTAAAAAGGAAATAATTTTTCTCACAAAAGAAGGAGATATTTTAACCTCTTCGGGGATTCTTTCTGGTGGCAGTCGGGAATTCTTAGAAGAGAATATTTTAATTCGCGATAAAAAAGTTAAAGAATTAGAGAAAGAAATTTCTCAATTAAAGGAAGAACTGGATAAGACAATTACCCAAAGAGCGAAATTAGAAGAGAAAATATTTGATGTAAATAGCCAGATAGAGAAAAATAATGCGCTCTCTCAGAAAGCACAGATTAATATTGCCCAGCTGGGAGGGGTGATTTCGCAGAAGGAGGAGCTTAGGAAAAGGCTCGATTCTGAAATTAATCTTCTCATTGATGAACAAAGTATCATAGGAAAGGATATTTCTACCGGCGCCACTGATGTTGAACAATTATCGAATGACCAGAAGGCGGGAGAGACATCCCAGAAAGAAATTCAGGAAATGATAAAAGAATTGGAAAAGGACCTCCATTCTGTTGTTGCACAGGAGAAAGAGGAAAGAGAAAAACTCATCGAGTTGAAGATACTCAAGACCCAACTTGAGGAAAAAAAGCGCAATCTACAATCTGAAAAGTCGCACCTGGAAAACGAGAGAGAAAGCCTGTTGAACCTGCTAGACCAGAGGAAAGAATCATTGGCTAATCTGGAAGGCAAGGTAACCGGTATAGAAGAAGTAAAGTTTTCCGGAGAAAAAGAAATATCGTCTCTTTCCGAATCCCAAAATAAACTGGAAATAGAACAGAAAAGATTACAAGAAGAGAAAGAAAAGATTAATCAGAACTTGCAAGAAGAAGAGACTATTCTGGGACAGAAGAAAGGCGAATTATCGAGGATTCAAACCGACTTAACCCAAGAAAAGATAAATAGTAACCGCCTATCTCTGGAGCTGAACCAAATTAACGAAAAGTTGACAGAAGAATTTAATCTTTCTTTAGACGAAGCTCTGCAGACGGTTTCCCAGTCTCCTGTTGATACTTCAGAGGATTATGTGAGGAGCATAGAGAAGTTGAAACGCAGCATTGAAACAATGGGGCCAGTTAATCTCGCTGCTCCTGAAGAGTATGAGAGACTAGATGAGCGTTACAAATTTCTTAAGAGCCAGGAGGAGGACTTAATTAAGTCATCGGAAGACCTGCACAAAGTTATAGGCAAAATCGATGGAACTACCCGTGCAAATTTCAGGAAAACATTCACCAGCGTGCGGAATAATTTCCAGAAAGTATTTACCCAGCTCTTCGAAGGAGGGGAAGCCGACCTAATCCTCGCAAATGAAGCGGATTTATTGGAAACAGGAGTCGATATTGTGGCCCAACCGCCAGGCAAGAAACTTCAGAACATCTCTCTCTTATCAGGAGGAGAAAAAACCCTCTGCGCCATCGCTCTTCTATTTGCTTTATTCATGGTTAAACCATCACCTTTTTGTGTTCTTGATGAGATCGATGCTCCGCTGGATGATGCCAACCTGCAGAGGTTTACTATGCTATTAAAAGAATTTGTAAATAAAACACAGTTCATCGTTGTGACCCACAACAAGAAGACCATGGAGATGTCCGATGTTCTTTATGGAGTCACCATGGAAGAGTTTGGCATCTCCAAACTCATCTCCGTAAAATTCCAAAAGCCGAGCCCCGCCTAAAAAATTTTCTGAAAAACATTGGTAGGGGCTCAATTCATCAAACCCTCACACCAAATAATTGGAGTAGCACCGCTTGCGGTGCGTTGACGCGAAACAAGTTTCGCTACTCCAAACGAACCAGGGGCTTGTCCCCGTAAAAATTACGCCCATAAAGGGCTACACTACTCACAAATTATGGACAGGGTGAAGATTTCAGATATATTTATTGACAATCTGGAATGGGATAGAATAGCAGACGTTGTAGAAAAATTTATTGGAAGTCAAAAAGCACAACAGATAATTACTGCTAATTCTTTGATGGTCAACTCTGTGGAAAGAGACCCTGAATTGAAGGGAGCTTTCCATAACGCCGGTCTCGTCCTTGCCGATAGCATAGGTATTGTTCGGGCAGCGGAGTTTTTAGGCTATGGAAAACTTGCGCGCATACCGGGCATAGAGTTAATGTTGAAGTTTTGTCAACTGGCAATTTCCAGAGGTTACTCTGTATATTTGTTAGGCTCGCCTGAATCCGTATTAAAAAAAGCAAGGGAGAATCTAAGGGAAAAATTTCCCGGGCTAAGAGTTGTGGGAATGCACCATGGATATTTTACAGAGGATGAACGCGATAGAATTTTGAAAGAAATCAAGAATCTTAAACCCCACTTCTTATTTGTAGGGATTGGAACACCTCGTGGAGAAAAGTGGATTTACCAGAACCTCGAGGAACTAAACGTTCCTGTTTGTATGGGGATTGGCGGTAGCCTGGATGTGATTTCTGGAAGGTTGAGAAGAGCACCCAGATGGCTTTGCCAGAGAGGATTTGAGTGGACTTACCGCTTGCTCCAGGAACCCTGGCGGGTTGTTCGCCTGCCTGGGTTATTATGTTTTGTCTGGAAAGTAATCAAACAGAGATTGAGAAGGTAATCTATCGATATGAAATATGGCATCATTTCTGATATTCATAGTAATCTTGAAGCATTGAATATAATCCTGGATTATTTGAAACGCACGGAAAAGATAGACAGATTTATCTGTTGCGGAGACATCGTTGGATATGGAGCGAAACCCAATGAGTGCACAGAAATTATTCGCCAGCTGGATAATTGCCACACGGTCGCCGGCAATCATGACTGGGGAGCTGTTGGTTTAGAAGATACCAGTTTCTTTAATCCCATTGCTTTGGCAGCAGTAGAATGGACCGGACGCCATTTGACTGAAGATAACCGAAATTACCTTAAAAACTTTGCCTCCGAGATAGAAGAAAATAATTTTATACTCGTTCACGGAAGTCCCAGGGACCCTATTAATGAATACATTTTTGAAAAAAGCACTTTCTTAGAAAATCTTCCCAGGATAAAGAAGAATATCTGTTTTGTGGGGCACACTCATGTTCCCTTATGTTTATATGCAACACCCTTGCAAGAGATTGAGGGAATTCCACTCGATGATGGAACGGTTCTGGAAATAAATCCATCTTATAAGTATCTTATAAATTGTGGAAGTGTTGGCCAACCCAGGGATGGTGATCCCAGGGCTAGCTGTGGGATTTATGATGAGGAGACAAATGTTCTCAGAATAAAGAGGATAAAATACGACATTGCCAAAACTCAGGAAGAAATTTTAAATGCAAAGCTTCCCCCAACTCTTGCTCTGAGACTGAGCTACGGCAGATAATTGACTTATAGAAATTACTTGACAAAAACCACCACATTTATTATTCTTTCAAGTGAGTCTTCGGGATAGGGTGAAATTCCCCATCGGTGGTGAAAGTCCACGAACTCCGATTTGTATCGGAGTCGAACTGTTGAAATTACAGTACCGACGGTTAAAGTCCGGATGGAAGAAGATTCCAATAAGGGATCTAATAATAAATAGTGTAGAAACATTCCTCGCTTAAGTAAAGCGAGATATCCCGAAGAAATATTCTTCGGGTTTTTTTTACTCAGATGAAGATGAATCCTGAAAGTGAATTACTGTTTATGCAGAAAGCGATAGCCCTTGCCAGGAAAGGTTCATTCAGGGTGAGCCCTAATCCCAAAGTTGGTTGTGTTCTGGTTAAGGAGGGTAAGATTATTTCCCAGAGGAGTCACCAACATTTTGGGGGTCCTCATGCTGAGATTAATGCTTTGAAGGAAGCAGGATTGAGAGCTAAAGGCTCTACTATGTATATTAATCTAGAGCCGTGTTGCCATTATGGCAAGACGCCTCCGTGCACAGAAGCAATTATCGAGGCGGGAGTTAAAGAGGTTGTTGTGGGAATGGTTGATCCCAATCCTCTGGTAAACGGAAAGGGATTAAGGGAACTGAAAGCAAAAGGAATTAAGATAAAATTGGGAGTGTTGAAAGAGGCATGTGCTAAACTGAATGAGCCCTACATAAAATATATCACCCGGGGAGTACCTTTTGTAATTCTGAAATCGGCAATGTCTCTGGACGGGAAAATAGCTACACCAAAAGGAGACTCCCAATGGATTACCAGCGAAGCATCCCGAAAATACGTGAAAACGCTACGTAACCAGGTGGATGCTATCCTGGTAGGAATAGATACTGTTTTACAGGATAATCCTGGGCTTTTGAGTAGTCGTTCTAAAAAGAGACCTATCAGGGTAGTCCTGGATAGCCACCTGAGGATTCCTTTAGATGCCCGGGTGCTCAATTCTCGGGCCCCCACCATAGTGGTTACTCAAAAGGGAGTAGATAAGAAGAGAATAGAAAATTTGGAAGCCAGAGGTATTGAAGTCCTCCAGATACCGAGATGGAGAAAACATCCCCAAAGAGGTCTTGACCTGAAGTTTCTAATGAAGAAATTGGCTAAAAGAGGAATTACTTCTATCCTCATCGAGGGTGGAGGTAAAGTCAATGCTTCGGCATTAGAGATGGGATTGGTGGATAAGATTCTCTTCTTCATTGCTCCCAAAATTATTGGTGGAGAGAAGGCGATTACTCCAGTGGAAGGCGAGGGAATAGATAGGATTGGAGAGGCAATAAAATTGAAAGATACTAAAATCAGGAAATTTGGCGATGATATTTTATTCGAAGGATATGTTTAGGCTGCAGGGATGAACAGATGTTTACCGGAATAATCGAGAAGATGGGAATAGTAGTAGAGAAGAGCCCCAATAGAATTACTATAGAAACCGAGTGGAAAGATTTAAAAGTGGGCGAATCGATTTCTGTCAATGGTGTTTGCCTTACAGTTGCCCAGAGCGATAATTTCAGACCATTGGGAAGATTCACTGCAGACTTATCTCCTGAGACTCTTAGCAGCACAACGCTGGACAGTTTAAAGGTTGGAAATAGATTAAATTTAGAGAGAGCGTTGAAATTAGGAGAACGCCTGGGAGGGCATTTCCTCAGCGGGCATGTGGATGATGTAGGAAAGGTTAGAGCAATTGTAAGAGAAGAAGGGGGAAAGATTTTCGAAATCACAACTTCTCCAGAAATTTTGAAATATATCGTTCCTAAAGGTTCAATTGGCGTAGATGGAATCAGTTTGACTGTAGTTCGAGTAATTAATGGCATAGGTTTTTCTGGCTCTATCATTCCCCACACCGAGAAGGTTACCACTTTTGGTTTTCTGAAAGTGAATGATTCAGTAAATATTGAAGTGGATATGTTAGCAAAATATGTTGAGAATTTAATCAACAAGAAAAAAGAGAAATCTGGTATAACCAGAGAATTTCTCTTAGAAAAGGGATTTCTATGAAGTTCAACACAATTCCGGAAGCGATAGAATATATTAGAAAAGGCAAAATGGTCATTGTTATTGATGATGAGGAACGGGAGAACGAAGGCGACCTGGTCATGGCAGCATCGAAAGTGACTCCTGAGGCAATAAATTTCATGGCCAAATATGGTCGAGGACTGGTCTGTCTGGCAATTGTTGGGGAAAGGCTGGATAAGCTGGGAATTAAGCCGATGGTGGCCAATGGCGTGGAGTTACGTGAGGCAGCATTCACAGTTTCTGTTGATGCCAGGAAAGGCACGACTACAGGAATTTCGGCTCACGACCGGGCAACTACAGTAAAAACAGTGATTAACCCCAGGACCAAGCCTTCTGACCTTTGCAGTCCCGGACACATCTTTCCTCTCCGCTATCAGGAAGGAGGTGTTCTGGTGCGTGCAGGTCATACTGAAGCAGTTGTAGACCTGGCGAAGCTGGCAGGTTTATACCCTGCTGGGGTGATTTGTGAGATAATGCATGAAGATGGTAGAATGGCCAGGACGCCCGAACTTTTCCGCTTCGCTAAAAAATATAAGATGGCTATTATTACTATTGCTGACTTGATTGAGTATCGCCGGCGAACAGAAAAATTCATAAAAAGGATAGCCACCACCAGATTACCTACAGAATTTGGCGAATTTAAAATAATTATCTATGAGTCCCTTCTGGACAATGAGCACCATCTCGCCCTGGTAAAAGGAGAAGTAAAAGGCAAGAAAGACATTCTGGTGAGAGTCCACTCTTCCTGTTTAACCGGGGATATCCTCCATTCCCTGCGCTGCGATTGCGGTTCCCAGTTACATCGAGCAATGGAAATAATTGAAAAGAAAGGTCAAGGAGTCATATTGTATATGAATCAGGAAGGCAGGGGTATTGGATTGGTGAACAAAATAAAAGCATACGAACTACAAGATAAAGGTTTAGATACCGTAGAGGCTAACAAAGTTTTAGGGTTTAAGCCAGATTTGAGAGATTATGGCATTGGTGCTCAGATACTTGCAGACCTGGGACTGTCCACCATAGCTCTTCTAACCAATAATCCTCGCAAGATTGTGGGAATAGAAGGCCATGGATTGAAGGTAACCAAGAGAATCCCCCTGGAAATAAGGCCCACCAGGGCAAATCAAAAGTACCTTCGGGTCAAGAAAAAGAAATTAGGCCATATGTTAGAAGTTTGAAATTGTAGCAGCAGAGCGATAGCTCTGCTAAATGTATGTAGTGTAGGGGCTTGTCCCCGTAAACATTACGCCCATGAAGGGCTACACTACATAGAATGAAGATAATGTAAGCAAAGGAGGAGGGAAAATGGCTAAAGTACATGCGGGAAAGATGATGGCGAAAGGAAAGAATTTTGGGATTGTAGTTTCCAGGTTTAATGATTTCATCAGCCAGAAACTACTGGACGGGGCTCTGGATGCTTTAAGGAGACACGATGCTGATGAAGAGCGGATTGAAATTTTTTGGGTCCCCGGTTCTTTTGAAATTCCTTGGGCAGCAAGGAAGATGGCATTGAGCAAGAAGTATGATGCGATATTGTGTTTGGGAGCAGTTATCAGAGGTGATACACCCCATTTCGATTATATTGCCAGTGAGGTGGCTAAAGGTATAGCACAGACTTCTCTTTCCACAGGAGTGCCCACTCTCTTCGGCATAATCACTGCTGATAATCTGGAACAAGCTATCAACAGGGCGGGAACCAAGGATGGTAATAAAGGTGCCCAGGCAGCATTGAGTGCAATCGAGATGGTAAATTTACTACCTATGATGGAATAGATAAAATAGAGCCGGTCTATTTGATTTAAAGGTGACAAATATGGGGCTACGTCGTCTATCCAGAGAGTATGCTCTGCAAATTTTGTATGCTATAGATGTTTGTAAATTGGAAGCAGAAGAAGCCCAGGAATCCTTCTGGAAGGAGCATAAATCTGGCAAAAAAGTTCTGGAGTTTGCCACAACTTTAGTTGAGGGGACAGTAAAGAATTTATCTCAAATCGATTCTTTAATTATTAAGTACGCTCGAAACTGGGATATACACAGGATGGCTTCAATTGACCGTAACATTTTGCGCCAGGCCACCTTCGAAATTCTCTATCTTCTGGACATACCGATAAATGTGATAATTAACGAAGCAGTGGAGGTGGCAAAAAAATATTCTACTGAAGAATCGGGGAAGTTTGTTAACGGAATTTTAGACAAGATAAAAGAAGCCCGTAGTGCGAAAGATTTGAAGGAGTGAGGTTATGGGGAAACTCGAGGAAGTTAAAAGAAAAGTGGAGAAATTAAGGGAAGAAATTCGCCACCACGATTATCGTTATTATGCTCTTAACCAACCCGAGATTTCAGATAAAGAATACGATGATTTAGTAAAGAAACTAAACCAGTTAGAGAAACAACATCCCCAGCTCATCACTCCCGATTCACCCTCCCAAAGAGTGGGAGAGAAACCACTTATAGGTTTCAAAACGGTTAAGCACCGGGTTGCTATGCTTTCCCTCGATAATACCTATTCTTCTGAAGAGATAGAAGAGTGGGATAAGAGAGTTCACAAGGGATTGTCTGACGAAAAGGCAGAATACGTTGTGGAGCTGAAAATCGATGGTGTAGGTGTATCATTGACATACCAAAAAGGCGTTTTCCTTGTGGGCGCTACGCGGGGTGATGGTGTTGTAGGGGATGATATTACTCAGAATCTCAGAACTATAAAGTCTATACCATTGAGATTTATCACTACCGAGAGTTCACAATTACCGGATTTGATTGAAATTAGGGGAGAAGTATTTATGGAGAAGAGCGACTTCGAGAAATTGAATCTGGAAAAGAAGAAAAAAGGTGAAGCTCTTTTCGCCAATCCCCGCAATGCTACTGCTGGTTCTTTAAAACTTCTCGATTCGCGGCTCACTGCTCAAAGGAAGTTGACCTGTTTTATCCATTCGTTTGGCACCCTTGAAGGGGGAAAAATTTACAAGACCCACTGGGAATTTTCGCAATCTGCAAAAAGGCTGGGACTTCGGGTTAACCCAGAAATTAAACTGTGCAAGAACATTGATGAAGTAATCAGTTATTGTGGAGATTGGGAGAAGAAGAGAGGAAGATTGGGTTACGAAATTGATGGGATGGTTGTAAAAGTTAACTCCTTACTGCAGCAGAAGAGACTGGGTTACACAATGAAGAGCCCCCGTTGGGCTATAGCCTATAAATTTCCTGCTCAACAGGCGACAACTACTCTTAAAGATATCATCCTCCAGGTTGGTAGAACTGGGGTCATCACTCCCGTGGCTATGCTTAAGCCAGTTGAATGTGGAGGAGTGACTATAAGCAGAGCCACTCTGCACAATTTTGATGAGATAAACAGGCTTGATGTGCGAATTGGAGACAGGGTTATTGTGGCAAGGGCTGGAGAGGTTATTCCCAAAATTGTCAAGGTAGTAGAATCTGTTAGAAAAGGGAGAAAGGAAATTTTTAAAGTGCCCGAGAAGTGTCCCAAGTGCGGAGGAAGGATTACAAAAGAGAAAGAAGAGGAAGTTGCTTATCGTTGCATTAATCCCTCCTGTCCAGCTCAGCTGGAGAGAGGTCTGGTCCACTTTGCTTCCCGGAATGCTATGGACATCGAGGGTTTCGGTGAGTCAGTAGTGGAGCAGGTGGTGAGTAATGGATTAGCCAAAGATTTTGCTGACATTTATTCGCTCAGGAAAGAGGACTTCTTGAAGCTGGAACTATTTGCTGAAAAAAGAGCGCAGAATCTACCGGATGCCATAGAAAAGAGCAAGGAAAGACCTCTGGCTCGGTTACTGTTCGCTTTAGGGATTCGTCACGTGGGAGAGAAGGCAGCGGAAACTCTGGCTGAAGAGTTTGGTTCTCTCGATGCATTGATGGAGGCAAAAGAAGAGGAACTGGAGAGGATTCCAGAAGTGGGGCCAGTCCTTGCGGGAAGCGTGAAGGAGTTTTTTAAACAGAAGGAGATAAAGAGACTTATTGAGAGACTTAAGAAGGCAGGACTCAAGCTGGAACAGAAAAGGGTAAAGAGGAGTCCCCAGATATTGGCTGGGAAAACTTTCGTGTTTACAGGAGAGCTAAAGGGATACTCCCGGACAGAAGCTGAAGAGTTGGTAAAGAATTTGGGAGGAAAGGCAAGTTCTTCGGTGAGCAAGAAGACTTCTTATGTAGTTGTTGGTGAAAGTCCCGGCTCAAAGTATGAAAACGCGAAGGCACTGGGCGTTCCCATCCTTTCCGAAGAACAGTTTGAGAAATTAATTAAGAAAAGAAGGTAGTGTAGGGGCTTTATTCCCGCAATGATTTTGGTCGCGTAGGGGCGACCTTTACGGTCGCCCAAGGGTTTATCCCCGTAAGGATTACGCCCATAAAGGGCTACACTACCGGCAATAAGGATTACGCCCATAAAGGGCTACACTACCAACAACTTTTGGAAAGGAGAATAATTGTCTAAGGTCTATTTTATCGATTTCAAATCCCTGCGCAAGTTTAAGAAACTACTTCTCCACGCCGGTTTAGATAGGGTAGTTTCAAAAAATGACATAGTGGCTATCAAATTACACTTTGGAGAGAAAGGGAACAGGGGATATGTGAAGCCAGAATATGTCCAGCGGGTGGTCAAAGAGGTGAAAGCGTTAAAAGGGCGACCGTTTTTAACTGACTCCAATACTATATATGTTGGGGAGAGGTCTGATGCCTTAAGACATCGGGCTATTGCCAGAACCCATGGTTTTAGTTTAGAAAATTGCGGAGCTCCTATAGTAATCGCCGATGGCTTGAGGGGAAATAGCTTTGTGGAAGTAGAAATCGGCCAGAAACATTTCAAAAAGATAAAAGTCGCCAGCGCTCTTTATCAAGCTGATGGGTTGATTTTTGTTACGCACTTCACGGGGCATGAATTAGGTGGTTTCGGAGGAACTCTTAAGAATGTTGGAATGGGTGGTGCTTCCCGCACTGGTAAATATGAAATACATGAAGCAGTCGTTCCCAAAATAGAAAAGGGCAAATGCACTGGATGTGGGGTCTGTGTTACGTGGTGTCCCGCGGGAGCTATTAATATAGTAAAGAAGAAAGTCAAGATAGATAATAATAAATGCATAGGTTGCGGGGAGTGTATCCTTTATTGCAATTTTGGCACTCTCTCTATCGAATGGAGCAATTTAACAGAGAGTGAGCAAGAAAAGCTTGTCGAGTATGCTTATGGAGTTCTGAAGAACAAGAAGGTTCTGTTTATTAACTTTCTTAATTTCATTACTAAGTTGTGCGACTGCTGTGCCACTACAGCCGGCCCTGTTGTTCCGGACATTGGCATCTTAGCCTCTTTCGATCCGGTAGCAATTGATGAAGCTTCTGTGAAGTTGGTTAACGAAGTAGGAAAAAGGGATGTATTTCGCCAGCTCTTTCCCGGGAAAGATTGGGAATTTCAGCTCAATTACGCTCAGAAGTTAGGTATGGGAACAAGGAATTATGAGTTAGTGAGGATATAAATAGAGAACGAGCTATGAAATTCTTAGTAGATTTTATGCTTGGCAGGCTTTGCAAATGGCTGAGGTTACTCGGTTACGATGTCTCCTACTTTGTGTCTGACAAGAAGAGTGATTTAATTTATCAAAGTCTCAAAGAGGCAAGAATAATATTGACCCGGGACCACCGATTAAGCAAGAAGAAAGCGATAAAGTTAGTTATAATTAATAGCGATTTACTGGAAGAGCAATTGGAACAGGTTTTTTCCGAACTAAATATTAAAGTAGACCCTGACGAGATATTCACAAGATGCTTAGTGTGTAATGAAATTCTTCAGAAAGTAGAAAAAGAGAAGGTTAAAGATAAAATCCCCACTTATGTTTTTCAGACACAGAAAGAATTTTCCTATTGTCCAAATTGTCAGAAGGTATACTGGAAAGGCACCCATTGGGACCTGGCACATCAACTCCTCAAAAAATTAAAAAGCGATAAAAAAAATTAAGCAGGAGTTCCTCTCCCCTTGGGGGAGAGGATTAAGGTGAGGGGGGAAGGTAAAGTCACTGGAAAAAGCTCATGGGATACGAAGTTGCTATTTCAAAAGCGTGGGCAGAATTAGAAAATATTAGCCAGAAAAAAAATCATATTGTTCGCTTTCTGGATGATGAATATAATATTGATTTAGAGAAAAAAAGCATTTTGTCCCTATCTACCAATGTTCCCCCAAAGACTCACATCAGCATTTTGCTACTGCATTATCTTTCCCGTAAATTAAAAGGGCTACCTAACCCAACAGGAGAATGGATTTCCTTTAAGCAATTAGATGGCGGTCAGTTTTATTATTCTGTTTTCAGGAAGCGTGTCCTGGAACCCATAATTAAAAAATATGGAGATAATCCTCAAGGCCTTATTTCTGAATTGACAAAGCGCTTTAAAGGCAAAGAAGTCAAACAAGCAGACGCAAGCGTTGTTTTTGACGTATTTGATGGCATACCATTATTTATTAAATTGTGGCGAGGCGATGAAGAATTCGGCGCCGAAGCAAATCTCCTCTTTGATAGAAGCATCAGCGAAATCTTCTGCACGGAAGATGCAGTAATTACGGCGGAAGTCGTAGCCTCTACGATTTGAAGACTATGAAAATAACCAAAATTGAGAAGCAGAAACGTCGACAAGACTTATATTCCTTATTTCTCGATGGAAAATATGCATTCCATTTGCATAAAGATGTGCTTTCCGACTTGAGATGGAAAATAGGACAGGAAGTTGACCAACAAGAGATAAGAAGAGTCACTCGCCTGGAACAGCTCAAGGAAGCTCACGATTACGCATTTCTTCTCTTATCCTATCGTGCCCGGAGCTGTCAGGAAATCACAGAGAGGCTTCTTAGAAAAGGATATGAAAGAGAGATAGTCCAGGAGGTGGTTGAGAAATTAAAAAGCCTCCATTATCTGGATGACCGCGCTTTTGCCATAGAATGGGTAGAAAGTAGGTTAAGAGAGAAAAGAGGAAAGATACTAATACGTCGGGAACTTTTGCAAAAGGGAATAGAAAAGGAGGTAATCGACGATTCCATAGATGAAAGCTTTAAGAAGATTGCCTCAACTGAGGACGAATTGGCCTGGCAAGCAATTGAAAGGAGGATTCCCCGGTATCAGAAATTAGAAAAGTCGAAAGCCTATCGTAGAATAAAGGATTTCTTAATTCGTCGAGGATTTTCCATTGAGACTACCGAAACTACCCTCAATAATTTTTTTCAGAACTACAGGAAAGATTCTGAATAGAGTCATAGTATGAAAAAGTTTATAAGCGGTCTGGGAATTAACATCTTTCTTCTGGGAACAATCAGTCTCCTAACCGATGTCTCCAGCGAGATGATGCTGGCTATCCTGCCACTTTTTATTGTTTCTCTGGGTGGAGCGGGAATAGCTATTGGTCTTATTGGCGGTATAGGAGACAGTGTAGCTTCCTTGCTTGAGGTCTTCTCCGGATACTGGTCGGATAGATTGAGAAAGAGAAAATCTTTTGCTTTCTTTGGCTACTCCCTTTCCTCTGTAGCAAAACTTTTCTTTCC
The window above is part of the bacterium genome. Proteins encoded here:
- the smc gene encoding chromosome segregation protein SMC: MYFKKLEIFGFKSFADKITVDFEPGITCIVGPNGCGKTNIVDAIRWVLGEQSAKQLRAGKMEDIIFNGSRTRKPVGLAEVSLSLDNSQNILPIEYREVTVTRRLFRSGESEYYINKSPCRLKDITALFLDTGMGTDTYSLMEDKKIDFILNSKPEERRTIFEEVAGVMKYKWRREEALRKLESTQANLMRLSDIISEVKRQINSLDYQARKARQYQKYREQLKRLEIRRLMKNYTKIKEEFTQGEENLSSLSSQAERLSSECKQKEDSTLQLRLQLKEKEEELTKTQRELFSISSEISRFEDRLLLGKERKEEIEGEKAQLREQIEDSNNKITLLDEKISQTEKDSEELIKQLDETNTAFSSKEEILRSLTERLVHLSGSLEERKEALVELMNKTAQARNRLISLELDRKSLLSRKEKLNTDEKRRREDKEILQGEISSKQEELKKENEKLAEINERNNLLVKEKDSLVESLKQTINRVSELQQKYSLRSALVQSSSELNQKEALVEEVLSRGFPGIYGAVKSFISFPPEHEVVLEKLLGERLQYLVCEDTQSALAVIEYLKKEKKGYLTFLPIKELPVSNPGPVIPQDVVGIPLLEKVGYEKKYQKAMEFLLGNIFLVDNLDRVDPMEMRSRQEEKSKKEIIFLTKEGDILTSSGILSGGSREFLEENILIRDKKVKELEKEISQLKEELDKTITQRAKLEEKIFDVNSQIEKNNALSQKAQINIAQLGGVISQKEELRKRLDSEINLLIDEQSIIGKDISTGATDVEQLSNDQKAGETSQKEIQEMIKELEKDLHSVVAQEKEEREKLIELKILKTQLEEKKRNLQSEKSHLENERESLLNLLDQRKESLANLEGKVTGIEEVKFSGEKEISSLSESQNKLEIEQKRLQEEKEKINQNLQEEETILGQKKGELSRIQTDLTQEKINSNRLSLELNQINEKLTEEFNLSLDEALQTVSQSPVDTSEDYVRSIEKLKRSIETMGPVNLAAPEEYERLDERYKFLKSQEEDLIKSSEDLHKVIGKIDGTTRANFRKTFTSVRNNFQKVFTQLFEGGEADLILANEADLLETGVDIVAQPPGKKLQNISLLSGGEKTLCAIALLFALFMVKPSPFCVLDEIDAPLDDANLQRFTMLLKEFVNKTQFIVVTHNKKTMEMSDVLYGVTMEEFGISKLISVKFQKPSPA
- a CDS encoding WecB/TagA/CpsF family glycosyltransferase, whose translation is MKISDIFIDNLEWDRIADVVEKFIGSQKAQQIITANSLMVNSVERDPELKGAFHNAGLVLADSIGIVRAAEFLGYGKLARIPGIELMLKFCQLAISRGYSVYLLGSPESVLKKARENLREKFPGLRVVGMHHGYFTEDERDRILKEIKNLKPHFLFVGIGTPRGEKWIYQNLEELNVPVCMGIGGSLDVISGRLRRAPRWLCQRGFEWTYRLLQEPWRVVRLPGLLCFVWKVIKQRLRR
- a CDS encoding metallophosphoesterase family protein, with the protein product MKYGIISDIHSNLEALNIILDYLKRTEKIDRFICCGDIVGYGAKPNECTEIIRQLDNCHTVAGNHDWGAVGLEDTSFFNPIALAAVEWTGRHLTEDNRNYLKNFASEIEENNFILVHGSPRDPINEYIFEKSTFLENLPRIKKNICFVGHTHVPLCLYATPLQEIEGIPLDDGTVLEINPSYKYLINCGSVGQPRDGDPRASCGIYDEETNVLRIKRIKYDIAKTQEEILNAKLPPTLALRLSYGR
- the ribD gene encoding bifunctional diaminohydroxyphosphoribosylaminopyrimidine deaminase/5-amino-6-(5-phosphoribosylamino)uracil reductase RibD translates to MNPESELLFMQKAIALARKGSFRVSPNPKVGCVLVKEGKIISQRSHQHFGGPHAEINALKEAGLRAKGSTMYINLEPCCHYGKTPPCTEAIIEAGVKEVVVGMVDPNPLVNGKGLRELKAKGIKIKLGVLKEACAKLNEPYIKYITRGVPFVILKSAMSLDGKIATPKGDSQWITSEASRKYVKTLRNQVDAILVGIDTVLQDNPGLLSSRSKKRPIRVVLDSHLRIPLDARVLNSRAPTIVVTQKGVDKKRIENLEARGIEVLQIPRWRKHPQRGLDLKFLMKKLAKRGITSILIEGGGKVNASALEMGLVDKILFFIAPKIIGGEKAITPVEGEGIDRIGEAIKLKDTKIRKFGDDILFEGYV
- a CDS encoding riboflavin synthase, with the protein product MFTGIIEKMGIVVEKSPNRITIETEWKDLKVGESISVNGVCLTVAQSDNFRPLGRFTADLSPETLSSTTLDSLKVGNRLNLERALKLGERLGGHFLSGHVDDVGKVRAIVREEGGKIFEITTSPEILKYIVPKGSIGVDGISLTVVRVINGIGFSGSIIPHTEKVTTFGFLKVNDSVNIEVDMLAKYVENLINKKKEKSGITREFLLEKGFL